One Sediminicola sp. YIK13 DNA segment encodes these proteins:
- the cysD gene encoding sulfate adenylyltransferase subunit CysD — METATLDSKQTTKISQSRVLQTNALENEAIYIFREVVAQFERPVLLFSGGKDSITLVRLAQKAFFPAKIPFPLMHIDTGHNFPETIEFRDKLAKELGVELIIRNVQDSIDQGKVVEETGKYASRNMLQTTTLLDAIEEFKFDACIGGARRDEEKARAKERIFSVRDDFGQWDEKNQRPELFDMLNGQIEIGQNVRVFPISNWTELDVWSYIQKEEIEIPSIYFAHQRNIFERDGLIWSAEDGVVFRAEDEKVEERTVRFRTVGDMSCTAAVLSHADTIDKVVAEIRESKISERGARIDDKRSEAAMEKRKQQGYF; from the coding sequence TTGGAAACAGCAACATTAGATTCAAAACAAACAACAAAAATTTCACAATCAAGGGTTTTGCAAACCAATGCCTTGGAGAATGAGGCCATTTACATCTTTAGGGAAGTGGTGGCACAGTTCGAAAGACCTGTATTGTTATTTTCTGGAGGTAAGGATTCCATTACTTTGGTCCGATTGGCGCAGAAGGCATTCTTTCCTGCAAAAATCCCATTTCCTTTAATGCATATCGATACTGGACACAATTTCCCGGAAACCATAGAATTCAGGGATAAACTGGCGAAGGAACTGGGCGTGGAACTCATCATCCGTAATGTGCAGGATTCAATAGATCAAGGGAAAGTAGTTGAGGAAACTGGAAAATATGCCAGTAGGAATATGTTGCAGACCACGACCCTTTTGGATGCAATCGAGGAATTTAAGTTCGATGCCTGTATTGGTGGTGCCAGAAGAGATGAGGAAAAGGCCAGGGCAAAAGAACGTATTTTTTCTGTCCGCGACGATTTTGGACAATGGGACGAAAAAAATCAGCGTCCAGAATTGTTCGATATGCTCAATGGACAAATAGAGATTGGTCAGAATGTAAGGGTCTTCCCTATCAGTAACTGGACAGAATTGGATGTGTGGAGCTACATACAAAAGGAGGAGATTGAAATCCCATCCATTTATTTTGCACACCAACGTAATATTTTTGAAAGGGACGGATTGATCTGGTCGGCAGAGGACGGAGTAGTGTTTCGTGCGGAAGATGAAAAGGTAGAGGAACGTACAGTAAGATTTAGAACTGTTGGGGATATGTCCTGTACAGCTGCCGTTCTATCACATGCAGATACCATTGATAAGGTGGTTGCTGAAATTCGTGAATCAAAAATTTCAGAAAGAGGTGCCCGTATTGACGATAAGCGTTCCGAGGCGGCCATGGAAAAACGCAAGCAACAAGGATATTTCTAA
- a CDS encoding sulfate adenylyltransferase subunit 1, which produces MEVLKIATAGSVDDGKSTLIGRLLYDTKSLTDDKLEAIEKSSRQRGYDYLDFSLATDGLVAEREQGITIDVAHIYFSTPTKSYIIADTPGHVEYTRNMVTGASTSQVAIILIDARKGVIEQTYRHFFINNLLKVKDVIVAVNKMDLVDYSEEVFNDIKRDFEALNAKSTYQEQNVSYIPVSALKGDNIVKRTDAMTWYDGDTILGHLENLEAADVYDKGQVRFPVQSVIRPKMDEYHDFRGYAGKIYGGSLKVGDSVTVLPSLRQSKVKEIYFFDKKYDEAVAGSSVNITLEDDINITRGDMLVKSKELPKIEKQITATVCWMDSKQLQPGAKYMVQHNTNKVLSKIDAIKNVVSTEYTGVHDANNKLALNEIGEVSIKLSKPIYFDAYKDNKANGSFILIDTQSNTTAGVGFIN; this is translated from the coding sequence ATGGAAGTACTAAAAATAGCAACAGCAGGAAGTGTGGATGATGGGAAGAGCACCTTAATTGGAAGGTTGCTTTACGATACAAAATCCCTCACCGATGATAAGTTGGAGGCCATAGAGAAAAGTAGCAGGCAGAGAGGTTATGATTATTTGGATTTCTCATTGGCTACGGACGGACTTGTGGCCGAAAGGGAACAGGGGATTACCATTGATGTGGCCCATATCTATTTTTCCACACCCACCAAAAGTTATATAATTGCCGATACCCCTGGGCATGTTGAGTATACCAGGAACATGGTAACCGGAGCATCTACATCCCAAGTGGCCATTATCCTGATCGATGCAAGAAAAGGGGTGATCGAGCAGACCTATCGACATTTCTTCATCAATAACCTTTTAAAGGTAAAGGACGTGATCGTGGCGGTCAACAAAATGGATCTGGTAGATTATTCAGAAGAGGTGTTCAATGATATTAAAAGGGATTTTGAGGCCTTAAATGCGAAGAGCACCTACCAGGAACAAAACGTGAGTTATATTCCAGTAAGTGCGCTAAAAGGCGACAATATTGTGAAACGAACGGATGCTATGACTTGGTACGATGGGGACACCATTCTTGGACATTTAGAAAATTTGGAAGCCGCTGATGTATATGATAAGGGGCAAGTACGTTTTCCAGTTCAGTCGGTCATCCGACCCAAAATGGATGAATACCATGATTTTAGAGGCTATGCCGGTAAAATATATGGTGGTAGCTTAAAAGTGGGGGACAGTGTAACCGTGTTGCCATCTTTAAGGCAATCCAAAGTAAAGGAAATTTACTTTTTTGATAAAAAATATGATGAGGCCGTTGCAGGTAGTTCCGTTAATATCACCTTGGAGGATGATATCAATATCACCAGAGGGGATATGTTGGTAAAGAGCAAGGAGCTTCCAAAAATTGAAAAACAGATTACGGCAACTGTATGTTGGATGGATAGTAAACAACTGCAACCAGGAGCTAAATATATGGTTCAGCATAACACCAATAAGGTATTGTCCAAAATTGATGCCATTAAAAATGTGGTATCTACAGAATACACGGGCGTACATGATGCCAATAATAAATTGGCCTTGAACGAAATTGGGGAAGTGAGCATCAAATTGAGCAAGCCAATTTATTTTGATGCGTACAAAGACAACAAAGCCAATGGGTCATTTATCTTGATAGATACCCAATCCAATACCACGGCAGGCGTTGGTTTTATAAACTGA
- a CDS encoding HEPN domain-containing protein: protein MQSFRTEIENPVVQKDIIDLEAKIRQFHEGKLDEEKFRSLRLARGVYGQRQEGVQMIRIKLPYGKVSSNQLRRICDVSEEYSTGRLHITTRQDIQIHYVDLNRTPELWSQLEKDDITLREACGNTVRNVTASETAGIDTEEPFDVSPYAHALFQYFLRNPVSQEMGRKFKVSFSASDADTGLSYMHDLGFIAKLQNGVPGFKVMLGGGLGSQPRHADELFSYLPSDQIIPLMEGVVRVFDRYGERKSRAKARMKFLIKDLGLDGFKELLEAEQKALPFKTYPIDANAYPQAQIADVTAPEVTIADQEAFENWKATNIVPQKQTGFVAIGVKVKLGDFYIDKARALADLVEKYAAGEIRLSLRQNILIPYVKEALLPFFYTELEKLGFAEAGYNKALDITACPGTDTCNLGIASSTGIAAELERVIAAEYPQYIKNPDVVIKISGCMNACGQHNMANIGFQGMSIRTKEKLVAPALQVLLGGGNIGNGKGLFADKVIKVPSKRGPEALRLILNDFEANGNGLSFVDYYVEKGQIYFYDFLKPLADIENLTQDDFIDWGNTEEYVQAIGVGECAGVVIDLIATLLYESEEKIANAQIALEDKKWAASIYHSYASMVNSAKALLTSENHKTNTHAGIIKDFDTVFVTSDKISLDTSFEVLALQLNKNEPTEAFAKAYVKDANAFLKKVAAYRKLELEHV from the coding sequence ATGCAGAGTTTTAGAACAGAAATAGAAAATCCAGTAGTACAAAAGGATATTATTGACTTGGAGGCCAAAATACGCCAGTTCCATGAAGGAAAGCTAGACGAAGAAAAGTTTAGAAGCCTTCGTTTGGCAAGGGGTGTTTATGGGCAACGTCAGGAAGGGGTGCAAATGATTCGTATCAAATTGCCTTATGGAAAAGTTTCCTCCAACCAATTACGAAGGATATGTGATGTTTCGGAAGAATATTCCACTGGGCGTTTACATATTACCACAAGACAGGATATACAGATCCATTATGTGGATCTTAACAGAACCCCTGAACTTTGGTCCCAATTGGAAAAGGACGATATCACCTTACGGGAAGCCTGTGGTAACACCGTTAGAAACGTAACGGCAAGTGAAACGGCGGGGATAGATACAGAGGAACCTTTTGATGTATCTCCGTATGCACATGCCTTATTCCAATATTTTTTAAGGAATCCTGTCAGTCAGGAAATGGGAAGGAAGTTTAAAGTTTCTTTTTCAGCCAGTGATGCGGATACGGGACTTTCCTATATGCACGATCTTGGCTTTATTGCCAAACTCCAAAATGGGGTTCCTGGTTTTAAAGTGATGTTAGGTGGCGGCTTGGGTTCCCAGCCCCGTCATGCGGATGAATTGTTTTCCTATTTACCAAGTGATCAAATTATTCCTTTGATGGAAGGGGTTGTAAGAGTTTTCGACCGATATGGGGAACGAAAAAGCAGGGCCAAAGCTAGGATGAAATTCTTAATAAAGGACTTGGGTCTGGATGGCTTTAAAGAATTATTGGAAGCCGAACAAAAGGCTCTTCCTTTTAAAACGTACCCTATTGATGCCAATGCCTACCCACAAGCTCAAATAGCCGATGTAACGGCGCCAGAGGTAACAATTGCGGATCAAGAGGCATTTGAAAATTGGAAGGCAACCAATATTGTGCCCCAAAAACAAACAGGTTTTGTAGCGATAGGGGTGAAGGTAAAATTAGGTGATTTTTATATAGACAAGGCTCGTGCCTTGGCAGATCTAGTAGAAAAGTACGCTGCAGGCGAAATTCGTCTTTCACTGCGTCAAAATATTCTGATCCCTTATGTAAAAGAAGCCTTGCTTCCGTTTTTTTACACAGAATTGGAAAAACTTGGATTTGCAGAAGCTGGTTACAATAAAGCGTTGGACATCACGGCATGTCCGGGAACCGATACCTGTAACTTGGGGATTGCCAGTAGTACAGGAATTGCGGCGGAGTTGGAACGGGTGATAGCGGCAGAATATCCGCAATACATCAAAAATCCGGACGTGGTCATTAAAATCAGTGGTTGTATGAATGCCTGTGGGCAGCACAATATGGCCAATATTGGTTTTCAGGGCATGTCGATCAGGACCAAAGAGAAATTAGTGGCCCCAGCGCTACAGGTGTTATTGGGCGGTGGAAATATTGGCAATGGAAAAGGATTATTTGCAGATAAGGTCATTAAAGTACCGAGCAAAAGGGGACCGGAAGCCTTGCGATTGATATTGAACGATTTTGAAGCCAACGGCAACGGACTATCCTTTGTGGATTACTACGTAGAGAAGGGACAAATTTATTTTTACGACTTCTTAAAGCCTTTGGCAGATATTGAAAATCTGACTCAAGATGACTTTATCGATTGGGGCAATACAGAGGAATATGTCCAAGCTATTGGGGTTGGTGAGTGTGCTGGGGTGGTCATTGATTTGATCGCTACCCTGCTGTACGAGTCAGAGGAGAAGATCGCCAATGCACAGATTGCCTTGGAGGATAAAAAATGGGCTGCCAGTATCTACCATTCCTATGCTTCTATGGTCAATTCTGCAAAAGCATTGTTGACATCGGAAAATCACAAAACGAATACACATGCAGGCATTATCAAGGATTTTGATACTGTTTTTGTGACTTCGGATAAAATAAGCCTGGATACTTCTTTTGAAGTCCTCGCTTTGCAATTGAACAAAAATGAACCAACTGAGGCCTTTGCCAAAGCTTATGTGAAAGATGCGAATGCATTTTTGAAGAAAGTGGCGGCCTACAGAAAATTGGAATTGGAACATGTATAA